In Alkalimarinus alittae, the DNA window AAGACCGTCTCACACCGCCTTGCCCCCATGCCTCACTCTGCGGGGGCTGCAGTTTGCAATATATCGACAGTGAAGCCCAGATACGCTTTAAGCAGACTGTATTACAGGGGCAGTTTCGTCATTTTGGCGACATAACAGTTGAATCGTTCCTTCCCCCTATGACGGGCCCTTCGTCAGGCTATCGCCGTAAGGCACGGCTAGGGGTTCGCTATGTGGGTAAGTGTGACGAAATGCTATTGGGGTTTCGTGAAAAGCGTAGCAGTTCTATTACCAATATTAACCAGTGCTTAGTGATGGATGATCGTATCGCTAAGCATATTGATGCGTTACGTGCGGTTATTCGTAGCCTGAGTGTATTTCGAGCTATTACGCATGTAGAAGTGGCGGCTGGGGATGCAGAGGTTGCACTTGTTTTTCGTCATATGTCGCCTTTAAATAATGAGGATATCGATAAGCTTATTGCGTTTGGTGATTCGCATTATTTTCATATTTATTTGCAGCCTCAAGATGCGGGTTCGACGTACCGAATTCATCCTAAGACCGGCGAAGAGCGTTTAACTTATCGATTGGATGATTTTGATTTAAACATGAAGTTCCATCCGCTAGATTTTACACAGGTCAATGCTGATATTAATCATCAGATGGTGAGCCGTGCGGTTGACTGGTTGCAAGTGAACTCAGAAGATAGAGTACTCGACCTGTTTTGCGGGTTAGGCAACTTTACATTACCTCTCGCTCGAAAGGCACGAGAGGTAGTCGGTGTAGAAGGCACTGAGGCGATGGTGTTACGGGGTCGAGAAAATGCCGAATATAATGACTTGCGCAACGTGAAATTTTATGGCGCAGACTTGCAAGCCGATTTTACTCAGTCAGAATGGGCTAAAGAAGGTTTTGATAAACTATTAATTGATCCACCTCGCTCAGGCGCGTTAGATATGGTTCGATATTTGCCTAAGTTTGGTGCGAAGAAAATTGTTTATGTTTCGTGCAACCCTGCAACATTATCGCGGGATGCGGGTGTATTGGTTGAACATGGTTACCGTATGGTTAAGGCGGGCGTTATGGACATGTTTCCGCACACTACACATGTTGAGTCAATTGCACTGTTTGAAAAATAATCGTATCAGGTGCGCGCCATAATAGGGCGGCTACTTGAACATTAGCGAACTAACGCTTGGACTAGGTATGGTTAAGGTTAGAGAAGATCATCATCTATCAGCAGAAGGCCACGTTGATATAGAAGGCTGGATTCAGCACATCTCAGTGCAAACAAAACTTGATGACGTAGATGTCATTCGGGATGCGTGCGAGCTAAGCCTCGAAATTGAAAAAGAGGCAGTAAGGGAAGATCGGCTATGGGCGCAAGGTCATAGCAGTTTTGAGACCGGTCTTGAAATGGCTCAAATTCTGGCAGAACTGAATCTTGATCAGCAATCACTGGTTGCTGCAATTCTTTACCGTGCGGTAAGGGAGGAGCGATTAAGCCTCGACGCTGTTAAGAAAAAGTTCGGTGAAGAGGTCGCTAAGCTGATTGACGGTGTTCAGCAAATGGCGGCGATTTCTGCTATTCATACCCCGTATAAGGGCTCAGTATTAGGTCAAAGCCAAGGCCAGCTCGATAATGTACGTAAGATGCTTATCACCATGATTGATGATGTGCGAGTGGTGCTAATTAAGCTAGCAGAGCGTACCTGTGCTATTCGAGCGGTTAAAAACGCTCAAGCAGAGAAGCGTCAACGCGTTGCTCGAGAAGTTTTTGATATATATGCGCCTTTAGCGCATCGGTTGGGTATCGGTCATGTTAAGTGGGAACTAGAAGATCTTTCGTTCCGTTATCTTCATGATACTGCATACAAAAAAATTGCTAAGCAGCTTCGAGAAAGGCGTGTCGATCGGGATGAATTTATTCGAACTGTACTCGATACGTTAGAAAGTGAAGTGGCAAGGTTTGGTCTAAAGGCCGAAATTACCGGAAGATCAAAGCATATTTACAGCATTTGGCGGAAGATGCATCGAAAGAATTTAGATTTCTCACAAATCTATGATATTCGAGCCTTTCGTATCTTAGTGCCTGAAGTTAGGGACTGTTACGCGGTATTGGGCATCGTACACTCATTATGGCGGCATATTCCTCACGAATTCGATGATTATATTGCTAACCCCAAAGGTAATGGCTATCGCTCGCTGCATACCGCCGTTGTAGGCCCTCAGGGTAAAGTAATGGAAGTACAAATTCGTACCCATGAAATGCACGAAGAGGCTGAGTTAGGCGTCTGTGCTCATTGGTTATACAAAGGCACTGATGTTAAGACTAAATCGACCGGTTATGAAGATAAAATTAGCTGGTTAAGGCAGGTGCTTGAGTGGCAAGAAGAAATCGGTGATGTTTCGGGGCTGGTTGATCAGCTTTCAACAGAAGCTAGCACCGACCGGGTATACGTGTTTACACCCGAAGGTCATGTAGTCGACTTAAGGCAAGGCGCAACGCCGGTTGATTTTGCTTATCGTGTGCATACAGAGGTAGGACATAGTTGCCGTGGTGCGAAAGTAAATGGTCGCATAGTACCGTTAACATACCCTTTAAAAACTGGCGAACAAGTTAGCATACTGACCTCAAACAACCCTGCACCAAGCCGTGACTGGTTAAACTCAGGGTTAGGGTATATTCAAACTTCGCGCGCCAGAGCCAAAGTGGCACACTGGTTTAAAGAGCAAAACCGAGAACAAAACATTATTGATGGTCGTGCAGTGCTTGAAGATGAATTTAAGCGGTTGTCTGTCGGCGATATTGAGCTTAATGAACTCGCTGAAAAAGTGAATTATAAATCGGCAGCCGATATGTTTGCCGCTATTGGTGCTGGTGATCTCAGGCCCATGCATGTGGCTAATGTCGCTCAAAAGCTGCTTGGTCCTCATGAAGAAGAGCAGCTAAGTCTGCAGCTTAATGTCTATAAAGAAGATAAATCGACAGATTCGGATATTCAGATACGAGGTGTGGGTAAGCTATTAACCACTATCGCCAACTGCTGCCAACCGGTGCCGGGGGATTCTATCATCGGTTATATTACCGTTGGGCGAGGGGTATCGATTCATCGAGATGATTGCATTAACCTGCTGCAGCTACAAGACAAAGATCCTAATCGTATTATCGAGGTATCTTGGGGTAAAACCCCTGAATCGACTTATGCCGTTGATGTTGAAATACAGGCGTATGATCGGGAGGGTTTAATACGGGATGTAACGATTATATTGGCGAATGAACGGGTCAATGTGATCGGGATGAACACTTATACAGACCGCATGAACAGTACTGCAACATTGATACTAAAGGTTGAAATTGATAGCCTCGATAGCTTGGGGCGCTTGTTATCGAAAATAAAACAGCTACCGAATGTCATAGAAGCACGACGTAAACGGGATAGTTAAGGAGTTGAGTTTATGAGTGAGCGCTACGGCATCGAAGATCTACTATACCTAATGAATCGCCTGCGTGACCCTGAAAAGGGTTGCCCGTGGGACATCAAGCAAACGTTTGATTCAATACTGCCTCATACTCTTGAAGAAGCCTATGAAGTGGCTGATGCCATAGAAAAAAAGGACTATGAGCACCTAAAAGATGAGCTAGGTGATTTGCTGTTTCAGGTGATATTTTATGCCCAAATGGGTAAAGAAAGCGCGTATTTTGACTTTTCTGACATCGTTTCAAACTTAGTCACAAAGCTCGTTCGACGTCATCCTCATGTGTTTCCTGATGGCACCTTAGTAAGCGAATTGGCCGATGGTGAGACCATCTCTGAAGCAGAAATAAAGCAAAACTGGGAGCGCATTAAAGCTGAGGAAAGAGCATTAAAAGCGAAAAAAGAAGCGCTTATTGCGTTAGAAAAGAAGAGGAAAGAAGCTCCATTTACCAGTGTGTTAGATGATATACCCGCTAACTTGCCATCGTTAGCTCGTGCAGAGAAACTGCAAAAACGAGCTGCTCACTATGCTTTTGACTGGCCCTCGGTTGAACCCGTGTTCGACAAAATACAAGAAGAGCTAAAAGAACTGAAAGATGTGCTAGCACACCCAGAAAGTGATGCGATAATGCAGCAACAACACCTCATAGATGAAATGGGTGATGTGCTATTTTGCTGCGTCAATTTAGCACGTGTTATAAAGGTGAATTCAGATACTGCACTCAGGTCGACCAATCAAAAGTTTATTAATCGCTTTCAATACATTGAAAAGTCACTCCTTCAGCAGGGAAAGGTTTTAGGTGATGTCCCGCTAGATGAGTTGGATGCCCTTTGGGATGAAGCCAAAGGTTCTTTTCAGAAACCGCTTACACGCTCACTGTCGTGATAGCTGAGCGCCCTAATTCGGTTTTGCTGTATAAGGTTAAGCGTCTAAAACGTATATGACGCTTCGCCGTAAATAGAGCGCCCAGCCATTGGAAAGTCACCCGGAATCCCCGCAACGGGTCCAGCACTCGCTTCATAGACAGACTCATCAAATGCATTGCGAATCGAAAAAGCCAGTTCTAAACTATTCCAAACTTTCTTTTTACGAAGGGTGAGGTCAACGGTTGTATAGTCGTCTACCGGTTTTCTGCTGTCGCCAAAAGCCCTTTTTTGTTCGCCCACCCAGTTGATTTGGGCATCAAAGTGCCAATGGGTGATGAATTCCCATTCACTGCGTCCGTATATTTGGTGATTGGGTGCATCACCTACATCTGTATTTGTTTTGTCATCCTCAGATTTTTGGTAGGCGTAGTTTGCAAGCAACCGAAGAGTGTTAATGGGTTCATAGTCTACTTCTAGCTCTGTTCCATAGCCCGTTCTTTTACCTGCATTTTGTGCTTGTGCCGTGTTGGGGCCGTCGTTTATGAATGTAATATAGTCGTCTATTTGGTAATAGAATATATTGGCGCTATAACGTAATTGAGATGAGAGTTGCTGGGAGAATGCAAATTCATAGGTGTCTATCGTTTCTGGGTCAAGTTCTGGGTTGCCTTTCGCGATAGGGTTGCTGGTAATATATAACTCAGCAACGGATGGCGCTCTAAAGGCTCGACCATAAAGTAACTTGGTTGTGATACTGTCGGTTGTAGCCCATACCAATGCAAGCCTTGGGTTAGTTGTATCTCCAAAGTCAGAGTAATGATCGTAGCGTATCCCTGATGTAAGTTGCCAGTTGTCTGCTAGTTGCCACTCATCTTGGGCAAAAATGTAATAGCTTGTTCGGTCTTTCTCAGGGAGAAACACTTCAGCCGTATCGCTGACATCTTCTATTCCTGGTCTGGGTAATCCATTTGGATAAAAGTTCTTTGATTCCGTGACTTCAAACACATCGCCCCAATATGCGCCAGTGCCAAGACGCACAATATGGCTGTTAAATCCGCGGTAAACGCTGCTGAAATCAAATCGAGCATTTTCTTCTTTCGTTTCAGGGTTACCGATAAATCCGTCAGGGTAGGCTCCACCAAATGCGCCAGAAGGGAATAGCAATATGTTTTCTTCGACGTCTAGTGTACCCCTGTAGTAACTTACGCGGCTTTCTATACCCCAATTGGGTGTTAGATCTTCTAAGGTGTGTGTGTAATCTGCATTGAAACGGTCGCTACCAAAGCGACCGTTAGGGTCTAAGGCTTGAGCAATCCCTGGGCCACTACCTACGTTGCTCCTGCCTTGAAACCCAACACGTAATCTTGAATTGTCATAAGCGATATCAAGTCTTGAGTCGATCATGTCTGTCATAGTGTTTACTGCGCCAGGTGCTAAAGACGCATTGGTCATGAATAAGGCATCCCAGTTGGTTTGGGCGTCATGTTGTATTTTTTCACGCCAGCCGTCAGTGGTTTCGTATTCAAACGTAAATCCGATATCAAAACCGTTGTAGTTACCTCCATGTTCCACCCAGCCTGCTTGTGTATTAAAACTACCGGCTCGCGCTCCGACTTTTGTACCGTCTATATCTTTACCTGTTTTTGTTACGATATTTATTACGCCGGCAAATGCGTCCGCGCCGTGCATGGCTGATCCTGGTCCTCGAATTACTTCAACGCGACTAATTGATTTTACCGGCATTCCGGCCCATGCGTTCCCTCGATTGCCAAAAGCTAACTGTGTTACTGGGATTCCATTAATAAGTACTAAGGTTTGAGAATTGTATTGAGAAGTAATGCCTCGAATATTGTATTTAGGGAAGTAAGCTTGGTCTGAGCGGCCAACATGAACACCTGGCACGGTTTCCAGTATTTCATCCAGATCAGTGGCGCCCATGGCAACGATGTCTTCTTCTGTGATTACCGTCGCAACAGCTGCGGCTTTATCCAGCGGAGTCTCAGTTCCCGTTGCAAGGCTAGTAACTCGAACCTGTCCTAACTCTTCAAGCGGTATATCCCATAAACTATCACTGCCGCCCAACGGCTCTTCATCAGCTAACACCGATCCACTGCCTAAGGCGATCGAAACCGCTAGTAGACCCGAAAAAGGTGAAGATGAAATATAAGAAGAGGGCGCCTGACGAATAGAGGGATTTACAGACTTTTTAATCATTGCTACACCGCTACACACAAAGTAGGCATTTGACGCATTTTATCGTCCTCTTTTTAAAGGTCCTGGTTTTGCGATGCCAAAGCCTTGGCCAAAATCTACGCCCATGGCTTTAAGTGCATCTTCAGTTTCCTGGTTTTCGACAAACTCGGCAATGGTTTGTAGTCCCGCTGCATGGCTGATGCGATTACAGGCTTCGACGATACCTTTATCAATAGGGTCATTAAGTAGATTTTGTACGAAACTACCGTCTACTTTAAGATAATCAACCGGTATGGTTTTGAGATACGAGAACGAACTCATGCCAACGCCAAAGTCATCGAGTGCAAATTTAAACCCTTCGTCGCGAATTTCAGTAATAAATTCGACAGCCTCGGTGAGGTTGTTTATTGCAGCCGTTTCGGTAATTTCGAGACAGATCCGATTGGGCTTTAAATCGTAATCTTTTAATAGCTTTCGAATATCATCAAAGAATGCATTATCGCTTAGAGAGGTTCCGGATAAATTGATAAAGAATGTGCCTTCATCTTTTTTGCCTAACCCTGACTCCGATAAATATTGAAAAACGTTCTTAACGACCCAGCGGTCAATAAGTGGCATCAGGTTATAGCGTTCTGCGGCAGGAATAAATGCACCAGGAGGCACTAAGCCTCCTTCTTCATAAAGTCTTACCAAAAACTCCCCATGTTCACCTTTACAGCTTGGCTGTAGCGCCTTCATGGGTTGAAAATAAAGTATGAAACGATCTTCTTCTAAGGCTTTTTTTATTTTGCTCGCCCATTGCATTTCATTACGGCGTTGGTTGTATTCTGCGTCGTCTTCACTGTACCACTGGATGCCGTCGCGACCTTTGTCTTTAGCCGCATAGCAAGCCATGTCGGCACAGCTCAGTAATTCATGTATGGAGGTGGTGTCTTGGTTGATGGCAACCATGCCAATACTGATACTGATAGCAAAGGGCTTATCTTGCCATGAAAAGCGTAAGTCTTTGATGTCTTGGCGAATACGCTCGGCTAGTGTTAGCGCGCGCTCTTTGGAGGTGTTCTCGAGTAGGATACCGAATTCATCACCGCCTAACCGTGCGAGGGTGTCAGATTCTCGGATGTGAAGCTGTAGCGATCGCGTGACTTGTTTGAGTAGTTCATCGCCAGCGACATGCCCGCATGTATCATTAACGATCTTAAATTGATCAAGGTCGAGATACATCAGTACATTAGGTTGGCCAAAGCGTTTACTATCGTCTACGGCAGCCCTAAGTCTTCGCTCAAACTCTTTACGATTAAGCAGGTTTGTGAGTGTGTCATGAAATGAAAGATAGTGAAGATTCTGCTCGGCCTCTTTGCGTGCTTGTTGGCCTGCTGTTGCTTTTAGTTCCCGCTGTATGACCGGTACTAAGCGAGCAAGATTGTCTTTCATTACGTAATCTTGAGCGCCTGTTTTCATTGCCTCTACGCCGACTTGTTCTTCAATGGTTCCTGAGACCACGATGACCGGCATATCGGGGGTGATTGCCTTGATGATTTTAATGGTATCTTGAGACGTGAGCCCAGGCATATTGTGATCAGATATTACAACATCCCAGTCGTGCATAGTGAGGGCTTTGCGGAGTGATTCCTCACCCTCCACCTGAAGGAACTCAGTCTTGAGTCCGCCTTTACGGAGTGCTCGAATGATTAACAGCGCATCATCTTCTGAGTCATCGATTATTAATATATGAAGCACATTTTCCACGTTTATTACGTTCTCTTGAGGCATTTAAAAGGGGCTAATACTTTTGCAAAATACACACATTAGTCATGTCAGCCAGGTGCAGCGCGTAAGGCCTGTTTTTACTTTGCTTTGGTCTAGTCTAAAGTCTAGTTAAATGGTGGCGTTCTGCCAGACTTATTTTTTTGGCGCAGACTGATCAGGATTATGGCCGCTCCTATAAGATATTACTTCGTCTTCAGGTGGCCGGTTGTCATGCAGGGTAAAATAAAATGTAGCACCTTCACCCAAGGTCGATTTTGCCCAAATATCGCCATGGTGCCGGTGTATAATACGGTAAACCGTTGCCAAGCCGATACCGGTTCCGTCAAATTGCTCTGGCGAGTGTAAGCGCTGGAATGCAGTGAATAAGTTT includes these proteins:
- the rlmD gene encoding 23S rRNA (uracil(1939)-C(5))-methyltransferase RlmD codes for the protein MARRPQHKKKKLPAGLVELTINALTHDGRGVARREGKTQFVEGALVGETVRARYTDTRSKFDELVAEEILVASEDRLTPPCPHASLCGGCSLQYIDSEAQIRFKQTVLQGQFRHFGDITVESFLPPMTGPSSGYRRKARLGVRYVGKCDEMLLGFREKRSSSITNINQCLVMDDRIAKHIDALRAVIRSLSVFRAITHVEVAAGDAEVALVFRHMSPLNNEDIDKLIAFGDSHYFHIYLQPQDAGSTYRIHPKTGEERLTYRLDDFDLNMKFHPLDFTQVNADINHQMVSRAVDWLQVNSEDRVLDLFCGLGNFTLPLARKAREVVGVEGTEAMVLRGRENAEYNDLRNVKFYGADLQADFTQSEWAKEGFDKLLIDPPRSGALDMVRYLPKFGAKKIVYVSCNPATLSRDAGVLVEHGYRMVKAGVMDMFPHTTHVESIALFEK
- the mazG gene encoding nucleoside triphosphate pyrophosphohydrolase — encoded protein: MSERYGIEDLLYLMNRLRDPEKGCPWDIKQTFDSILPHTLEEAYEVADAIEKKDYEHLKDELGDLLFQVIFYAQMGKESAYFDFSDIVSNLVTKLVRRHPHVFPDGTLVSELADGETISEAEIKQNWERIKAEERALKAKKEALIALEKKRKEAPFTSVLDDIPANLPSLARAEKLQKRAAHYAFDWPSVEPVFDKIQEELKELKDVLAHPESDAIMQQQHLIDEMGDVLFCCVNLARVIKVNSDTALRSTNQKFINRFQYIEKSLLQQGKVLGDVPLDELDALWDEAKGSFQKPLTRSLS
- a CDS encoding TonB-dependent receptor plug domain-containing protein, with product MIKKSVNPSIRQAPSSYISSSPFSGLLAVSIALGSGSVLADEEPLGGSDSLWDIPLEELGQVRVTSLATGTETPLDKAAAVATVITEEDIVAMGATDLDEILETVPGVHVGRSDQAYFPKYNIRGITSQYNSQTLVLINGIPVTQLAFGNRGNAWAGMPVKSISRVEVIRGPGSAMHGADAFAGVINIVTKTGKDIDGTKVGARAGSFNTQAGWVEHGGNYNGFDIGFTFEYETTDGWREKIQHDAQTNWDALFMTNASLAPGAVNTMTDMIDSRLDIAYDNSRLRVGFQGRSNVGSGPGIAQALDPNGRFGSDRFNADYTHTLEDLTPNWGIESRVSYYRGTLDVEENILLFPSGAFGGAYPDGFIGNPETKEENARFDFSSVYRGFNSHIVRLGTGAYWGDVFEVTESKNFYPNGLPRPGIEDVSDTAEVFLPEKDRTSYYIFAQDEWQLADNWQLTSGIRYDHYSDFGDTTNPRLALVWATTDSITTKLLYGRAFRAPSVAELYITSNPIAKGNPELDPETIDTYEFAFSQQLSSQLRYSANIFYYQIDDYITFINDGPNTAQAQNAGKRTGYGTELEVDYEPINTLRLLANYAYQKSEDDKTNTDVGDAPNHQIYGRSEWEFITHWHFDAQINWVGEQKRAFGDSRKPVDDYTTVDLTLRKKKVWNSLELAFSIRNAFDESVYEASAGPVAGIPGDFPMAGRSIYGEASYTF
- a CDS encoding EAL domain-containing protein; this translates as MLHILIIDDSEDDALLIIRALRKGGLKTEFLQVEGEESLRKALTMHDWDVVISDHNMPGLTSQDTIKIIKAITPDMPVIVVSGTIEEQVGVEAMKTGAQDYVMKDNLARLVPVIQRELKATAGQQARKEAEQNLHYLSFHDTLTNLLNRKEFERRLRAAVDDSKRFGQPNVLMYLDLDQFKIVNDTCGHVAGDELLKQVTRSLQLHIRESDTLARLGGDEFGILLENTSKERALTLAERIRQDIKDLRFSWQDKPFAISISIGMVAINQDTTSIHELLSCADMACYAAKDKGRDGIQWYSEDDAEYNQRRNEMQWASKIKKALEEDRFILYFQPMKALQPSCKGEHGEFLVRLYEEGGLVPPGAFIPAAERYNLMPLIDRWVVKNVFQYLSESGLGKKDEGTFFINLSGTSLSDNAFFDDIRKLLKDYDLKPNRICLEITETAAINNLTEAVEFITEIRDEGFKFALDDFGVGMSSFSYLKTIPVDYLKVDGSFVQNLLNDPIDKGIVEACNRISHAAGLQTIAEFVENQETEDALKAMGVDFGQGFGIAKPGPLKRGR
- the relA gene encoding GTP diphosphokinase gives rise to the protein MNISELTLGLGMVKVREDHHLSAEGHVDIEGWIQHISVQTKLDDVDVIRDACELSLEIEKEAVREDRLWAQGHSSFETGLEMAQILAELNLDQQSLVAAILYRAVREERLSLDAVKKKFGEEVAKLIDGVQQMAAISAIHTPYKGSVLGQSQGQLDNVRKMLITMIDDVRVVLIKLAERTCAIRAVKNAQAEKRQRVAREVFDIYAPLAHRLGIGHVKWELEDLSFRYLHDTAYKKIAKQLRERRVDRDEFIRTVLDTLESEVARFGLKAEITGRSKHIYSIWRKMHRKNLDFSQIYDIRAFRILVPEVRDCYAVLGIVHSLWRHIPHEFDDYIANPKGNGYRSLHTAVVGPQGKVMEVQIRTHEMHEEAELGVCAHWLYKGTDVKTKSTGYEDKISWLRQVLEWQEEIGDVSGLVDQLSTEASTDRVYVFTPEGHVVDLRQGATPVDFAYRVHTEVGHSCRGAKVNGRIVPLTYPLKTGEQVSILTSNNPAPSRDWLNSGLGYIQTSRARAKVAHWFKEQNREQNIIDGRAVLEDEFKRLSVGDIELNELAEKVNYKSAADMFAAIGAGDLRPMHVANVAQKLLGPHEEEQLSLQLNVYKEDKSTDSDIQIRGVGKLLTTIANCCQPVPGDSIIGYITVGRGVSIHRDDCINLLQLQDKDPNRIIEVSWGKTPESTYAVDVEIQAYDREGLIRDVTIILANERVNVIGMNTYTDRMNSTATLILKVEIDSLDSLGRLLSKIKQLPNVIEARRKRDS